The following DNA comes from Mugil cephalus isolate CIBA_MC_2020 chromosome 6, CIBA_Mcephalus_1.1, whole genome shotgun sequence.
GACGAGTTCGTCaggtctgtgttttctttgactTTGCCGTGCCTCTGTATTTCTTGTCTAGGCTGAATGTAAACCGGACTAAAGCCGTGTAGTGGGTATGTGTGACGTCTTTTCAAAAGGACTTAATCCACATCTCACTAATTTAGTGCACATGGTGAGCGCTGTGCAGCCAATACAGGCGGCCAAGTGGGATCATAGGAATGCATGATTTCACTGCCTCTGTAACATGCCAAGGATGAGCCAACTGTGCCTCACAAATACTAACTGTTGCGGGAAGTTACCATTTGAGTTTCAGCTAATCGTGCTTATTTGTGTACAGTTAATTTGCACAATTACCGGAATAACCGACACTTACCTAGAAGGACTAAGTTTTGGCTTCCATTGACTAGAGCTCATtagatttaattgttttatagCAGCACTCACTTATTCCTCCATTATCCCTTGATGCTTTGAAACAACCACATACCGTCAGACGTGAGTGTTCCCTGTGGTGGCGGAGGATCAATCCCAAAGGGGTTCGCAGTAGGTGAGTCCATGCGTGATCCTCTGGAGAAGGCCCTGTTGTTATTGTCTCTCTGTATCTCGTTGGTGAAACGGCTGTTCACCGGTATGTTCTGAGGCACCACCTGCACCAGCGGAGGAACCGGGGGCAGCTCGCCACGCCCCAGCGTCCTCAGACACTGCTCCTCGAGCGCGGCGATGAGAATGGACTGGTTGTTGACCACCCCGGCCATTGTGGCAAATCGGCCCTCCAGCTCCTTGTACCTCGAGGCCAGTCGCATCATCTCTGAGGTCACGTTGAGGACACGGTTTTCCAGCTGGGCCAGCTCCAGAGAGTTGTCCCTCTTCCTGATGATCTCATGGAGCAGCTGCATATAGAGCTGGGTCACTCTGGAGTTCATGTTCCTGCTCTCTTTCCGCAGCAGCTTCATCTCATTCACCAAGTTACCATCTACGTCTACCACCAGCTGCAGCGTCTCAATCTCGCGCCGCTGTTTGTTGAGCACCTCCCGCACATCTGCAATATCCATGCGGGTCACTCTGTCCTTGTCTGGCTCGGGGCCCGTGGTGCTGGCACAGATGGGACCTGATGACAGATAGAAGTCATTTAGGCGATTAACAAGAAGTTAGTTTCatgcagtggaaagaaaaaaaaaatctaaaagaagTTATCCTTTATACCTGTGATTCTCTGCTCAGGTACCAGGAAGGTATAGGAACACTTTTTAGCATCAGGATCCAAAGGAGCTCTTTTACTCCTGTGAAGAGAAGGCTCTTTGGTCCTCCGGGCTTCCCTGGAGCTCCTGCAGTAACTTTCCTCCCAAAGTGAGAGGCACAGCAGGGCGCACAGGCTCCACATCAGCCGCTGCATTGCCACTGTCTGGCTAGATGTACAGATGGACTGCTACTCCCTCCAGGCCTCCCTGCAAGAATGCAAGACATTGGGAGTTAAGGAGACAgcctcttttttgtttgtgacaCAAACAGAAGGGGTGTTTATTGCACGCTTGTCCTGTTCACATCGCCATAGGACGATGAGGAGTATTGGATACTTATTCAAATATCCCCAGAAAATCTGCAATTATTTAGAGAAATGCTGTAGCGGAGTTGTCAGGCCATTCTTCCACaagatgttttttgtgtggaaagagtgaaagagagaacaTACTTTCTGTCTAGCCAACTGGACAAggtctgctttctgttttttcattAGTTCCCCTCGCTGACAGACACCCCATTTTTCTGAGGTCCTGTTGTTTTCCACTGTTAAGACGGCCTGATACGGGACTACTGCCTGAGCTTTATCTTTGATGGCATTTTATCGTCTCCATT
Coding sequences within:
- the angptl1a gene encoding angiopoietin-related protein 1a, which codes for MQRLMWSLCALLCLSLWEESYCRSSREARRTKEPSLHRSKRAPLDPDAKKCSYTFLVPEQRITGPICASTTGPEPDKDRVTRMDIADVREVLNKQRREIETLQLVVDVDGNLVNEMKLLRKESRNMNSRVTQLYMQLLHEIIRKRDNSLELAQLENRVLNVTSEMMRLASRYKELEGRFATMAGVVNNQSILIAALEEQCLRTLGRGELPPVPPLVQVVPQNIPVNSRFTNEIQRDNNNRAFSRGSRMDSPTANPFGIDPPPPQGTLTSDGPFKDCFQVRQAGHTTSGMYLLKTDKSDRLIQVWCEHGLDNGGWTVLQRRKDGSVNFFRNWETYKKGFGNIDGEHWLGLENIYNLGKQGDYKLMIELEDWKEKKVYAEYSSFHLESESEGYRLRLGTYQGNAGDSFSSHNGKQFTTLDRDKDAFTGNCAHFHKGGWWYNACGQTNLNGVWYSGGVYRSKFQDGIFWADYGGGFYSLKSVRLLIRPID